The genomic DNA gttagaaatatatttaattcatacaTGGACACATTAAAGAGACTATACAACATTAATTTCCCAATAAAATCATTTTTGgttaaataaaaacattttgacAAACATTATATAAATCCAGGTATTATAGAATCAATAAAACATCGTAACAAGTTCCCCAAGAGGCTAAAGCCTGACAAGGATGATGGGCTTAGGGATTAGCACcagggctctaatgaacagtgggaattGCTTTTCCACTGGAccttgttgatccaactaaatcattcagcactttctcttttccttttggttgttCCTTTTAttttcccatctcttccttttgggcctggacttgttgacgactttggcttatttgattatactttggctactaatttggatttggcacagtgtgggatggaggGCATTCCATCacaacctgtaccaatttagacgTCATCGCCCTcaggcagaccccattgggtgcagaccaagtctgtcaagagtcgggctccagtgatccggtttgaagtcacccatatttgcgggtaatgggtgacgccaggcattggagtcaccggtgggaggggctaactaccccatTGACCTGTGTGCGCCCACCTAAAAAGAGGCAGCCCCTCTCAAATAGAGGACTGTTCCTCGCTGAGTCCTCTTCTCGTGtttggccacatgggataggaggactgacattctcctataagaggtggataacccggcttgctttttcaaaaaaaaaaaaaaaaaaaaaaaaaacaatctgttaacgacctggaaaatacaaacatggacctcggtacagacagcgcCAACTCgagttctaatattgtaacattagaaccttactcacgttatgtaaagaatgataagaaaacacttgagaagaaaagagagagtgagaaatgatgaccgTACAGAAACATATAGAAatgtagaagtattacctggtcactatgaagtagtgaattatgatttttttttcttttttggaatttgaaaatggaagaagtgagcatgtaaatgtttttaaagctaacagggaaataatTACTATATGTGGAGTGCAGCCAAAAACTCTTCCCCAGGAAAATGGAAGTGTCTTCATAGAGAGACTATcccaatacaaggtgaaaaattaataacacttacaacattggatggtcatagtgtcataTGCGTTTcacaccccactttcaaccagagtgaGGGTGTGacatatgctccagaattgttggaaaTAGAGGAAAAAGAACTTGAGAATGAAGtgagaagtcaaggagtagtatAAGTAGTTGAATGAGGGAGAGTTGGAGAAAAACAtactcctcttgctactttgattgtaacatttgatcaatgaTGATTACCAAATTTTATTAAAGCTGGCttgctatctttgaaggtgaaaccatatatcccttcactaTTGCAATGTtaccattgccaaatgtatggctatttaagccagaaatgcaaggaaaaactaaatgataagccagctgtttgtgcctactgtggaaaaaataatcatggGTATGCATAGAAAATCCCAACTGcgtacattgtggggaagcacacccagctacatctaaaagctgcattaagtttatttttgaaaaagaaattcaggccattagaacCATGGAAATGGTTACTTTTGAAGaggcttgtaaaagagctcttgaaaagccgaaaagaccagggcaacctttttcaatgtttctgaagaaaaacttgccaaagcacacggaCAAAAATTATAGCCCCACTTCTAACATAAAGAACAacatgaaagtagttaaagaggttgaaagtgccattgaaactttatatccagaaattgtagaaaaatccaaacagatacttaaagatctgaaaggtatTCAAAGGCCATCTACTcctattctaaacaatagtacaaacctctcttagGCCGTGTCcatgcctgatctgatggaggttccacttgaaaccaattttcCTGGTGAACATGTAGTACGGGAAGTTAAAAAACCTGATAGCTCACAACCTttcaatcgaaaaagagagagacctccgtcTCTcttgcctcctaccataagaaacattaaagtcacgacttcaaataaatatgatgtcttgtctgctgatgtttcagATCAACTGGAAGACAAATAAACCAGAAATTCAAGTtcaggtccaccatcctcctcaacaattagatctaaAAGAGACAAAGcaaaagacaaacacaaaacccaatatatcaagattctctctagagataccaccgggaaagaatgttagaacaaatattgccaatgggaagacctcatccaaggtgtcttccaaaatataaaccatagttttttcctcctttctgcaatggaattgccaggatCTAAGGGAAAAatgtgaagaacttaagctccttgtACATGAGCACTCccttataactgtatgtctacaggagagcaagctcgatgctaatacttcttgtccttgagagtatgttagctatagggtacaatatgatcaacaagcagggagccatgggggaagtcttatatacgtttgtcgagatgttccccaaatatctttgtctatctataCCCCTCTGCGGGCAATGGttatacagattgatatagggagaaaatacacaatctgttctcctTACTTGCCTCCAATTGATAAAATCtctcatatgataatttattagaggtCATTAAACAattcccacaaccttttctcttacggGGAGAACTTAATAgcagacatcctttgtggggtgatgttttggcaaatgcaattggtaatattatattaatttgggagaatgaagatgtaggactccttaagacaggagagcccacacacttccatgtaaaGACAGTtactttgtcctgcattgacctttTAGTtgtaagctctaactgtcttctcgattttaattggagaacaggagatgattagcatactagtgattatgcaccaatcattataaataccaacaatggtccacctttacaaagatcgccatgatggaatcttggTAAGGCAAACTGGGATATATTtcaggagctaagtgaaattgaagaaaatgcagaacagtttgaaagttttgatgatgccatagacttactcaaTGGAACTGTTCACACAGCAGGAGGTAATTCTATTCTCCAAACtacagggatattcaaacgacgaccagtcccctggtggtcatcagaactaactgccctgcacagagccacaagaaagtcttcaactcAATTACGCAGGCACCGTACTGAGGAGAATATAGTcctatacaagaaatgtagagcacagttccgtcgtgccatgaaagaaactaggcgccagtcttgggtgtcatttgtttcctccattaacagtagaatacATATCATCTGTgtagaggaaagtgaaaaagatacaCAACGTCACCAGTGttgggtaaatggtcagtatatgactagagaaaccaaagttagcaatgccctggctgatcatttttcaaatgtatcatgcaagtgtgaagcagctccttgtcaccagtataggagcattgaagaacagaaaattttaaattttacaacTCAAAGAAAATTTAATTCTGCACCTGTTACGTGTAACAATACAGTCCCTGGACCCgatagaattccatatgcaatgattaaacatgcatCTGTTAAtacctaattatttattttaagcattattgatagaatatgacatgatcatagttatccaagtgtttgggaactagccattattttagcctttttaaaactgggTAACGATAAATTTTTAGCAGCAATCTGTAGACCTATTGCATTGaaatcttgcttatgtaagatcatggagaagatggtcaatgcaagactgatgtggtaccttgaaaagaagggtattttatcacccattcagtgtggattcagaaaaatgcactcgacgactGGTGTGccgatacgacttgagtcctccatttgtgtaGCCTTTGCTTCctaacagcaccatgtgacagtcttttttttcttacattgaataggcatatgatactgcatagagatatggtatacttgaagcCATTCATGAATTTggtttaagaggagagctaccactgtttattcagtcatttctttcacataaagtttttgaagtgagagtgggggaactctagcagagagtaaatgtcaggaaggaagagttccccagggtagtgtgctgagtgtaaccttattcgcactagcaattaatgggatatcctcagtcattccccaagatatcctctctacactgtttgtggatgatctctataccatttgctggagctagaactgcaatggttgagagaaaactacaacttgcaattgataaaattattcaatgTGCTGATGTGAATGGGTTTTAAGTTTTCACCAaacaaaactgttgttgtccatttctgtcatatccggggagtacattcAGACCCAGGTATATACATGAAAGGACAACAGATCCCATATGTAGGGGATGCTAAATTTTTAGAATTGATTTTCGATTTTAGATTGACCTGGGTCCCACACTTAAAGGCGTTAAAAGACAAATGTCCTGAGGCTCTaaaccttttaaaagtattgtcccatacatcataggagccagaccataaaactattttgaaattatacaaagccttaattttctccaaaattagttatgggtgtgaaatatactccctAGCCACCCCAAGGCGGTTaatgatattagattcaatacattatgctggtattaaattgtccacaggagcatttagaacctcatcTATCCCAAGTCGCtgaagagttacctctagaccattaccgaatctcttccattattcagtattggtttaggttacaaatactccctaactctttagcctttcagactgcaagccttgtgaggcactcaacatactttgagttgcccccaaaatctcctcaaccttatggctttgggtaaaacaattattaaagagTCTTGATATAAtgagaggtaaggtgcttccatttaagatatcatcaacccctccatggaaattaccagatatatctttttgtaaatactttattggtgtTAAAGAATATATGACTATTAGAAGGTAggcctctttttatggaacattttgaggaacatagggaatcaacttttataaatactgatggctccaaatctgatgatggcgttggatttggagtatacagTAGTTCTTTCAActctagaggtgcacttcctccaatatcttccatatttactgatgAACTATATACCAACCGCTTTTGAAAAAATAGTGTTAAAATGGGAGGGCAATTTAaccatttttagtgattcaagaagtgtccttcaagctttagaaggttttaattctagtaaccctttagtttttaagacattttttgactgaatgtcccacttatagcacagaaagaaatagatatctatttgaggctcggggtgaagatagcaGGTTCAtacttgccaagatccttggacataatgtgtcgtacaatgcttgtggcatttttaaatttatatcagaagcaggtcttcttaatgctatttaacttctataacatatttacttttctggttttaattgaatattcttttaatctttatttgtgaTAAactatattggcgtcaatgacctttgatgtcaggatgctagagaacttcaaatcaatcaatcaattgtaacAAGTTACAAAAGTTATACCCAAAATGGCTACTATCATATGAAACAATATTCAAACAACATAGGAATATGTTAACATCAGTAATACGGACAGTTAAAGAAaattactttaaagaaaaattttagTCAACAATCAGGTGACTAAGAAAACATGGAAAACTTTGCAATACCTAATGGGGATAAATATATCCAATTTGCCAACCTCTATGAATTTTCAAGATAAAACTGTCTAATAACAGCAATATTGCAAAAAAATTTAATTACTATTTCACAAATATTTGAAGAAAACCTCCAGTTTCATTCGAGTCTTTTCGTCCAGAGCCAGTCCCTTCCTCACTTTTTTTAAACCCACAACACAGCAAGAACTTAAGGAtggtataaataaactaaaagttacgtctccggggtttgaTGACATCAATATAAGAATACTTAAAGAAGTGTACTAATGAAATTTCTCCACTTTTAGTTcattataaatgaatttttttacAAAGGATATCTTTCCTAAACAACTGCAAGTAGCAAAATTGATACGAACATTTAAGAAAGGTGAAAaagctaattataataattttaggtTGGTCTCTAGCCTTCCAAGTtttagtaaaatatttgaaaattagttGCTACTAGACTAATTGACTACTTTACAAATTATTCATTCCTAACTGACTGTCAGTATGGCTTTAGATCCAATTACTCCACTGGACAAGCTATTCACCAACTTTGCCAAAGTATTCCTGATACAGtaggaaagaaaagtaattaaattaATGTGTTTTGTGGCCTAAGCAAGGCCTTTAATACCATATCCCATCATATTTTGATGCACAAACTAAGCATATATGGCATAGGTGGAAAAGGTCATAACTTTTTAGAAAGCTATTTATTCTCCAGAACACAATTTACTGTAGACAATAACAAATATTCTTACTACAGTACGGTCTGTTCTGGGACCAGTCCTATTTTTATGTCAATGATATAATACATACGAGTACTAAATTAAAGttttgctgtttgcagatgataccacTATATATGTACAGGGTCACAACATTAAAGATATTACAGTAATTCTAAATAAAGAACTAATAAATATATCAAATTGGATTAGAGCCAACAAATTAAcacagaatatttcaaaaacattctaTATGCTATCTAGTTCCATACattcaattcaaaataatattgatgTACAATTAAATAATAAATCATTGAGTCGAATCAACCACATCAAATTCCTAGGtgtaataattaatgaaaaactaACTTGGAAAGCTCACTTACAGCTGGATTGTATTAGAATATCTCAAGTTACAGGTGTAATATATAGAATTAGAAATAATGTAACTAAAGATTCCCTAAAATTGTTATATTACTTTACTGTATATCCAGTTTTATTGTATTGTTCAGCCATTCTGGGAGGAGATTCAAAACACTTACAGACCAATtatttgttgcaaaaaaaaaaaaaaatattaaggtaaTGTCACATAAATCAAAATATGAGCATACCAACCCTCTCTTTTGTGACTACAAGCTGCTCAAATTACCAGATCTCATATCACTACAGACTTGTTTATTTGTGTTCAAAGCATTAAATGTGTATCCCATCAACATATTCCATCCACTGTCCCATAATATTAACACAAGATGACCTCATGACCTAAGAGTACCGTACTGTCGCATTGTCCAGGTTCAGTGCAGTGCAAGTGTGCGGGGTGTTACACACACTGCAACAACCTCCCACAGGATATCAAATCACTCATAGTCATACATGTCAATATTACTATTACCATTTTTTCTACTTATCATTTATGAtactatataattattgtatatgtatatgcacttaTGTgtgcacatgtatgtgtgtatgtttttatgaacgtttatatttgtatttctttatgtatttgtatatgtatgctaaGCTGTATGTATTTGtgagcatgtgtgtatgtgtacatattgtatgtaggtatgtgtttatgtatatgcatatgtaagtgtgcatgtacatgtatttgtatttgtgtgtgtcttcAACTAGGCCGTAACTTTATATTAAGTAAATCTGGTCTATATAAAAGCTTCATATttaatggacttgggctgtactACTAATATTTATAACTCATTTTTATTGTAACAATGGCCAATAAAGAcaccaatatcaatatcaatatctacAGGTACACTTCTGACACCAGGTAGCCCTAAGATTCCGAAACGCCTGATGGTAGGAACACAGCTGTAGACCTGTTTTGCCTGACTCTTCTTGGCAGCAGTCTAATAGTATGGTTGACTCAAATTTTCATGAGAAAGAATTCCCTTAGGGAGGAAGAGGTagtactactgtacagtatttacgCAGACTTCCCTTCTCCCTGCCCTTTACAGCCTTGGTGCAAGACTCGAGTTTGGAGAAGTTAGAGGCACAGCCGGTCGGGATCTCTGTACCTGATGCCCTGAACATGGAGAAGATAGCAATGGCTACACTGAAAAGTGTGAGGTGTTCAAGTACAATGTCCTTACTGGTGTGAGGACGATGAAATTCCTGAAGCGAACATGTAGGTCAGGTGGATTCTGGAGAGGCCCGATGCCGTCATCTATAGGTTCCAAAAGCAGGGGCtgaagagaaagacactccaccTTCGGAATGTCTCAGTCAATACCCTGTCTTTGTTCCGACTCAAGGATGTGGTAAAGGGGTGGAAATGTGGAGGAATGCGAGCTAAGTCTTCCTCCTCCACCTAGACGTAACATTATGACCTACAACTCCGATACTTGACTTGTCTAAAACTTTACGGTCGCAGGACAAGCACATGATGTCTTTGAAGATGGTATTTGGCACTCCACCGCTAAGAAATCGAGAACTCAGGGACCTCCCCTTCAAGGAAGATAGGCTAAAGGACTTTAAGGTTAAGGCAGTAACTATACCTTAATCTAACTTGCCTCCTCAAACTGCCCTTCTAAGTCCTGGGTCAAAGTATCAAAAGTGATTCATGAACCTACTGGAAGAGGGCGAGGCTTCTTTTCCCGCACCCCCTCCAGTCTGATGGCTGTTTCTTGCTCATATCAATGAGTGATTCCAACTCGGGCCAAAGTTATCCCCCCTATTAAAGGGCTTGGGTTAGTATGGCTTGGAAAATTAGAAATTTTATAATTCATTGTTTTACTTTAAAAAGttgttttatttcagaaaattCATTTTCATCGTGTCCTTCTCCACTGATAGTTTTCTCTCTTGTTTCAGATATTTCAtcccaaaggaaataatcatcCACCTCTTATGGCAAGATTGTGTAAACTACTGAAGATATTTTTAAGAGATATGGGATTGTGAAAAAGGAACTTAGAGTCTATGTTAGTTCATGTTGTAAGACTTTTGATATAAAGTATAGGAAGTTTAGTGTTAACTTCATCTTCGGACATTGTTGACGATAATATTGAAAAAGATGTCATCTTGTGATAGGGAGATGATAAGGAACTCATGAATCATTAGACTTTCCAATAAAAAGGCAAAATGGACGATTCATTACAGCACTATGGAGTTAAAGtggaaaataatgatattttcGTGAGTGATGGCCTCTTTGATGATGGCTCTCATTTCATGGATCCAGACATGggattcaaagcagagccagaaatatttgagtcaAGTGAAGGTGatatgaaatattcttttgaaTCTGATGTGTCAGTGAATGAGGAGGATTTACAAATCAGCAAAAGGGAAGTCAATAAAGAGGAGGAGAGTGTAAAGACAGATGTGAAAGATGAATGTGTCATACAGTTGGGATCCAGTAGGAAAGAGGACAAAGAAAAGGGAAGAGGAATGGGGAAAGAGCATATGCAGAAAGCTGGTCTTGAAACACATTATGAAACTTGCACTAGGAAGAAGCCATTAATATGTAGCGACTGTGGTAAAGGGTTTCCTAAGAAAAGTTTTCTCATTAGACATTTAAgaactcacactggggagaagccatacaagtgcaatgtctgcGACAAAGCATTTCCTCGGAAAAGTGATCTCACAAGCCATCACAGAATTCACAcgggggagaagccattcaagtgtaacgtctgtgacaaagcatttactGTGAGTAGTAATCTCACAACccattatagaattcacactggcGAGAAGCCTTTCAAGTGCAATGAATGTAATAAAGCATTTTCTATGAAATGTTATCTCACTGaacattatagaattcacactggggagaagccatttaagtgcagtgtctgtggCAAATCCTTTTCTCAGAGAGGTAATCTCACAAATCATTATCGAATTCACACTGGGGCAAAGCCATTTAGGTGTAATGACTGTGACAAAACATTTACCATGAAATCTAGTCTCGCAAGTCATTTGAATTTGAAGATTTGTGCCAGAGGAAATTTGTAAGGACAGTGGTAAGTCTTGTTCTTCTGAAAAGAGGAGTATGTTGTTACAAAGTGATTCAATTTCCATGCTAGCTAGACTCTAGTTGTACTCTGCCTTTTGAGTTTAATCAACTGGAATTGAGAGAGTTCCTTTGCAAATGGTTCTTTAGAGCACATTTATAAACAAGTTGACTGGAATTTTGATCAAGTAAGAAAAACATGTCAGATTGAATTACAGTAGATCTTTTGTATTTTCATGGTGATGTTCAGCTGTTTGTGGTGTTATATGGATCAAGCGATAAGATCAGTCTATTGAATGCACATATTGTCTAGTGTTTTTCTTCAATATGACTCCACTCATGAACATCATTCCATACCTTTTAATCTAATTAATGATCTTTCTAACCAACCCAATCTTCTTTGATTGTTCTCTGACAATCTTGGGTTCGAGTGTACAAAAGCTGTTGGTGCAAGACTCGCTGAGTTGACGTTCTTCTTCTTCATGTACATCGAGTACATATCAAACTATGGCTCCAGTTCTCTTAACTGATGGAGTCATTGCTGATAGAAATGTTCCTTTTCTATTTGAATTATTATGGAAAGTTTATTCTTCCTACGTATAAAATATTACCATACGTTGAAGTTCTTCCTAAATGAGTATTTTTGTCAGTTGGACTAAAAGgaaaagggaatgttttgtcagTAGATCTTGAAATTGACTTTGAGTATTACGCTATTTTTCTGTAATTAAAGCATATGTTGTAATATTCTTTACTTATAACAAATAATTGTTAATTTGAGATGCCCTATTTCTAACGTGTATTTGATAATTGAAtagactttttataaaaaaaagatatttcatttacTCTTAGTTCCTTTCACACTTCCGTATTATTGAATGCACAGATTTTGGCAGATAAAGTATTTAGAATTTGAAATTTGTTCTTGCAAAATTACAAACCCTCtcgctctttacagtggatatCATTTTGGTGAATGCTGAAAATTAGCCGAAAGACTTTTCTAGGGAGGTATAATCACCACCCCTATAATTAGTGAGTGGTAGATCAGCCATCCCGCTCTCACACTCACGGGCGAAATTACAtcactttttattttggtttgGTAGAGAACAGAGAGCAATGCTGTCTTTCTTTCCTGTTAACCTGATATATGAACTGGCCATTGGCTGTAGGAAGTGGTCTTCCCAGTGGGAGTGGTTCAGTGGGTAGCAGAAGTCTTGACATCTTACTCCATCATCTCGTTCCCTCCACGTTGTCTCTACTCGTTTGTAGTAGAATGATGGCCAACTGATACACGGATAACCCGTAGCTGCTCACAGTGTCACTTCCCCTAGCAAAGTAATTGCACATACCAGGGAAGTCTCTCTCATTGCCGCAATTCTTGGGGTTTTCAGGTCTCCCCTTTAAGGAATGTTTTATGAGGGGGCTACAGTTAGAGGCACAGTGGGAGTGCATATATGCCTCCTCAAAGGTTGACCACGGTCTTCCTCTCCGAGACTCTGGAGTTAATACTCTAATAGAGCTCTCGTGCCTTTAGCTGCAGCTCTGTTTGCATCTGGAGGGTACTACAGTTAGGGGCACATCGGGAGTGCACACCTACCTCACCAGGGGTAGACCACAGTTCTCCCCTCTGAGACTCTATAGGTAATGCACCAATTGAGCTCTTGTACCATTAGCTGCAGCATCCTCTGCATCTGCTCACCCTTCGTTCCTACTGTGGAAGGTTCACAAAGTATGATGCATTTAGTCGTTCCCTCAGGGCACAACTAATTATTTGAGCACTATCCCTTTGGGGGTATTGCAGCAGATGGTGATACCTGCCGACCACTTACAGTTGCCACCCCTCCCATCATGGCCTCAGGGCACAACAAGTCTTGTTAGCAAATTTCCTTCGGGGTCattgccgcagatggtgatgcctgccaACTGCATGCGGTCACTGCCTTTCCTAgaatagctgtttaccatagctaaagagttccttctacttttaccaagaggaaagtaaccactgaacaattacagtgcagtagataacctcttgagcaaagaagaa from Palaemon carinicauda isolate YSFRI2023 chromosome 34, ASM3689809v2, whole genome shotgun sequence includes the following:
- the LOC137627104 gene encoding zinc finger protein 501-like isoform X2, with product MDDSLQHYGVKVENNDIFVSDGLFDDGSHFMDPDMGFKAEPEIFESSEGDMKYSFESDVSVNEEDLQISKREVNKEEESVKTDVKDECVIQLGSSRKEDKEKGRGMGKEHMQKAGLETHYETCTRKKPLICSDCGKGFPKKSFLIRHLRTHTGEKPYKCNVCDKAFPRKSDLTSHHRIHTGEKPFKCNVCDKAFTVSSNLTTHYRIHTGEKPFKCNECNKAFSMKCYLTEHYRIHTGEKPFKCSVCGKSFSQRGNLTNHYRIHTGAKPFRCNDCDKTFTMKSSLASHLNLKICARGNL